One genomic window of Sphingobacterium oryzagri includes the following:
- a CDS encoding response regulator — MVQDKSKVVICDDDDGILSMLEMIVESTGASVETESNSAKLLPRLENSQPALLIIDLWMPNMPGDAIVRRLREQEKYNDVYILCISASVNGQQVAMEAGADKFIAKPFDIYDVLSVVQDVVKLDGVA; from the coding sequence ATGGTTCAGGATAAGAGTAAGGTGGTGATATGTGACGATGACGATGGAATATTAAGTATGTTGGAAATGATTGTAGAGAGTACGGGGGCAAGTGTGGAAACGGAATCGAACAGCGCCAAATTACTTCCTCGACTCGAAAATTCACAACCTGCGCTCCTTATCATTGATCTTTGGATGCCAAACATGCCAGGCGATGCAATCGTACGACGACTGCGTGAACAAGAAAAATATAACGATGTATATATTTTGTGCATTTCGGCTAGTGTGAATGGTCAACAAGTCGCTATGGAAGCGGGAGCTGATAAATTTATTGCTAAGCCTTTTGATATTTATGACGTGCTATCGGTCGTTCAGGATGTGGTTAAGTTAGATGGTGTTGCCTAG
- a CDS encoding ATP-binding protein → MINSLEGILEILSFSPEATAIYDNQDLRIAYANGKMLELWGREDDIVGRNFSNVFPAFTEQGFTQILKGVWREGNTYKAEDVAVDVLINDKLELFHFDFEYRAILRNGQTYAILHTAKEVTDRKKAFAALEAKEALQKSLNEELAATNEEIQSYGEEYQALSEKLNEALLQSEHSYLDLQSAYSKLALAEEKARIILDNAPVAVGIIDPYTFYLESANKLLLEIWSTDRLKTDKSIQQQISQSAWLLLESNLRSVLESGESIRLNDVSIFKGDDELTPPLFYNFIFKPLRDKMGAIIRVMIVANNVTAQRHDKVEVDYQLEQAKLARLATKLGVFDLDIYQNHFSCDERCREILSLSAGSDIDYEDDFLDKIHPDDKDRVLSEIMRSFENADAQGQFVSTLRVTVEEGAADLWIQLYGQVYFNEKRQATRFIGTIKDVSEATRLRHDLERSERNLIDANDELAATLEELTASNEEIQATNEELIQAQEMSEEYYNKLQHINERLSESEERLHVAIAGAELGIWDVDLVHGIVNWDERTRALFGLSADEQIMHSEIWNNVHPEDFERVQAEVKRSKDVRSKGIFNSQFRTSERENQGSKWLQLKGKVHFDSQDKPIRFSGTVLDITERVLAQQQADAFNLVIEKRDIEQRMIVEAGGIGTFTYDMQTKVVTTNALMRKHLFLDTYRELYTDKIFKYHIGDKPSSTATLLLNTIIEETSFDTEFQLVAEQSKNSKWLRAIGQKVTNADGGEVVYGVMIDITAQKLEEKRKLDFLGIVSHELKSPLTSLSGYLQILEVKSRKIKEEQFGSLLSSANRQTSRIKLLIEGFLDVARYGEGKLKLQAKHFDMGHLFDEIEKTYLETIATHRLVFDLDFQGDLYADKDKIEQVLINLINNAIKYAPSDTTITISAISKGDNIHVDVRDEGPGIKPEDQEKIFDRFYRVENDSTELISGFGIGLYICQEIVKLHGGKIGVASQLSNGTTFWFEIPLLSAK, encoded by the coding sequence ATGATCAATTCATTAGAGGGGATTTTAGAGATTTTATCTTTTAGTCCAGAAGCTACCGCCATATATGATAACCAAGATTTGCGTATCGCGTATGCGAATGGCAAGATGTTGGAGTTATGGGGGCGCGAGGATGATATAGTTGGCAGAAATTTTAGCAACGTTTTCCCAGCATTTACGGAACAAGGATTTACCCAGATCTTAAAAGGAGTTTGGCGGGAAGGCAATACGTATAAAGCGGAAGATGTTGCGGTCGATGTTTTGATTAATGATAAACTGGAGCTTTTTCATTTTGATTTCGAATACCGGGCGATTCTACGAAACGGACAGACGTATGCTATTTTACATACCGCAAAAGAGGTCACTGACCGTAAAAAAGCTTTTGCGGCACTGGAAGCGAAAGAAGCACTGCAAAAATCGCTAAACGAGGAGCTTGCGGCCACCAACGAAGAAATCCAGTCTTACGGTGAAGAATATCAAGCCCTAAGCGAAAAATTAAACGAAGCTTTGCTACAATCAGAGCACAGCTACCTCGATTTACAATCGGCCTACAGCAAGCTGGCGCTAGCCGAAGAGAAAGCACGTATCATATTAGACAACGCACCAGTAGCCGTTGGTATTATTGATCCCTATACGTTTTACTTAGAATCTGCAAACAAATTACTGTTGGAAATTTGGTCGACCGACCGGCTTAAGACAGACAAATCCATTCAGCAACAGATCAGCCAATCTGCATGGCTTTTGTTGGAATCGAATCTACGTAGCGTACTTGAGAGCGGAGAAAGTATACGGTTGAATGATGTTAGCATCTTCAAGGGCGATGACGAGCTTACGCCACCGCTCTTTTATAATTTTATTTTTAAGCCCTTACGCGATAAAATGGGCGCCATTATTCGTGTGATGATCGTCGCAAACAATGTGACGGCGCAACGCCATGATAAAGTTGAGGTTGATTATCAACTTGAGCAAGCCAAACTGGCCAGGCTCGCCACAAAATTGGGTGTTTTCGATCTTGATATTTACCAAAATCACTTTTCCTGCGATGAGCGTTGTCGGGAAATTCTTTCCTTATCCGCAGGCAGTGACATTGATTATGAGGATGATTTCCTCGACAAAATCCATCCCGATGACAAAGATCGGGTTTTAAGCGAAATCATGCGATCTTTTGAAAATGCCGACGCGCAGGGACAATTTGTATCTACCTTGCGGGTTACCGTTGAAGAAGGCGCAGCAGACCTCTGGATCCAACTTTACGGGCAGGTTTATTTTAATGAAAAAAGACAGGCTACCCGATTTATCGGCACGATAAAAGATGTGAGCGAAGCCACCCGTTTGCGGCATGATCTGGAACGAAGCGAACGAAACCTTATTGACGCGAATGACGAACTTGCTGCTACATTGGAAGAACTTACGGCATCTAACGAAGAGATTCAAGCCACCAATGAAGAGCTTATTCAAGCGCAAGAAATGAGCGAAGAGTATTACAATAAACTTCAGCACATTAATGAGCGACTTTCGGAAAGTGAAGAGCGGCTTCATGTAGCTATAGCCGGTGCTGAGCTGGGTATTTGGGATGTTGATCTCGTGCACGGCATCGTTAATTGGGACGAACGCACACGCGCGCTGTTTGGATTGTCAGCCGATGAACAGATTATGCACAGCGAAATTTGGAACAATGTGCATCCCGAAGATTTTGAGCGCGTACAAGCAGAAGTCAAACGATCGAAAGATGTGCGTTCAAAAGGCATATTCAATAGTCAATTTCGCACGAGTGAGCGTGAAAATCAGGGAAGTAAATGGCTGCAACTTAAGGGTAAAGTACATTTTGATTCGCAAGATAAGCCGATACGGTTTTCAGGAACAGTATTAGATATTACCGAGCGCGTTCTGGCGCAGCAGCAAGCAGATGCCTTCAATTTAGTGATTGAAAAACGCGATATCGAACAGCGTATGATTGTGGAAGCGGGAGGTATCGGAACATTTACCTACGATATGCAAACCAAAGTCGTTACCACCAATGCGCTTATGCGCAAGCACCTGTTTTTGGATACTTATCGCGAACTCTATACCGACAAGATTTTTAAATACCATATCGGCGATAAGCCAAGCTCCACGGCTACCTTATTGCTAAATACCATTATCGAAGAAACCTCGTTTGACACCGAGTTTCAATTGGTTGCCGAGCAAAGTAAAAACAGCAAATGGCTACGTGCTATCGGTCAAAAGGTGACCAATGCAGACGGTGGAGAAGTGGTATACGGTGTCATGATAGATATCACCGCACAAAAGCTGGAAGAAAAACGTAAGCTTGACTTTTTGGGTATCGTAAGTCACGAACTCAAGTCTCCCCTCACCTCGCTTTCCGGCTACCTGCAAATTCTGGAAGTAAAGTCGCGAAAAATCAAGGAAGAGCAATTTGGATCGTTATTGAGTAGTGCTAACCGACAAACAAGCCGCATCAAATTGTTGATAGAAGGCTTCCTGGACGTGGCGCGCTACGGCGAAGGCAAATTAAAGTTGCAGGCAAAGCATTTCGACATGGGGCATTTATTTGACGAAATCGAAAAAACGTATCTGGAAACCATCGCCACACACCGATTGGTTTTTGACCTGGATTTCCAAGGCGATTTGTACGCGGATAAAGACAAGATCGAACAGGTTTTGATCAACTTGATCAACAATGCTATCAAGTATGCGCCAAGCGATACGACGATTACCATAAGCGCCATTTCGAAGGGAGATAATATTCATGTCGACGTGCGTGATGAAGGTCCGGGCATTAAGCCGGAAGATCAGGAAAAGATTTTTGATCGTTTTTACCGCGTAGAAAACGATAGTACGGAGCTGATCAGTGGTTTTGGTATCGGATTGTACATCTGTCAGGAGATCGTTAAGCTGCACGGCGGCAAGATAGGCGTAGCAAGTCAGTTAAGCAACGGAACCACATTTTGGTTTGAAATCCCCTTGCTTTCAGCAAAATAG
- a CDS encoding AAA domain-containing protein, whose protein sequence is MTYFDELNALLAAEQQYDKAQHEALLLRSTLNERRVQGVSWFPIAISNSELGRGDYLTITVSKTNNLGEGHKFRFGMPVSLFSNHDAQHDRIDGVIAFVSRDSMRIAFKVDELPDWSRRGKLGVDLLFDENSYKEMRIALKQAKELLEDRQHGQLIRQLLGVDSIPPQITQPVYQHPDLNASQNQAIQAILGGQSVNILHGPPGTGKTTTLIHAVQALLKNKKQQLLLVAPSNTAVDVLTERLDALGIAVVRMGNPVKISEHIQSLTLDAKVENHAANKEAKTLEKQARAYTDMGHKYKRNFGKLEREQRKALFDEARKLRKEIDRIQDFMIADVLDKVQVITATLVGANHYTIRDRRYETVIIDEAAQALEPACWIPILKAENLILAGDHCQLPPTVKSSQRSNEGLYHTLFEKLVARYPEHVSLLNVQYRMHTQIMTFPSAAFYDNRLQAAPLVADRSLLNDEEPLLFIDTAGAGFEETQLESAISNQEEAAFLRRHLHSLLSTLSQDYPLTDMPSIGIIAPYRGQATLLKEMIKEDTEIVAYSAPIQINTIDSFQGQEKDIIYISLTRSNSAQQIGFLADVRRMNVAMTRARKKLIVIGDSSTIGQHPFYRDFLDYVERINRYHSVWEWSMDHL, encoded by the coding sequence ATGACCTATTTTGACGAGCTCAACGCCCTGTTAGCGGCCGAGCAGCAATATGATAAAGCGCAACACGAAGCGTTGCTGCTACGCAGCACACTGAACGAACGTCGTGTGCAAGGCGTCAGCTGGTTTCCCATAGCGATCAGCAACAGCGAATTGGGAAGAGGAGATTATCTAACGATCACGGTGAGCAAAACGAATAATTTGGGCGAAGGGCACAAGTTTCGGTTTGGTATGCCAGTTTCTTTATTTTCTAACCACGACGCGCAGCATGATCGTATCGATGGCGTTATTGCTTTTGTAAGTCGGGATAGCATGCGTATCGCTTTTAAAGTAGATGAACTTCCCGATTGGAGTCGGCGCGGCAAATTGGGCGTCGATCTTTTATTCGATGAGAACTCCTACAAAGAAATGCGTATTGCGCTAAAGCAGGCCAAAGAATTGTTGGAAGATCGACAACATGGACAACTTATTCGGCAGTTGCTGGGTGTTGATTCCATACCGCCACAAATTACACAGCCAGTCTATCAACATCCGGATCTTAACGCCAGCCAAAATCAAGCGATTCAGGCTATCCTGGGTGGCCAATCGGTCAATATTCTGCATGGGCCTCCCGGCACAGGCAAAACCACGACGTTGATTCATGCCGTTCAAGCTTTATTAAAAAACAAAAAGCAACAACTTTTGCTCGTCGCGCCCAGCAATACGGCAGTTGATGTATTAACCGAGCGTCTAGATGCTTTGGGCATTGCTGTTGTTCGTATGGGTAATCCGGTCAAAATATCTGAACATATCCAATCGCTCACCCTGGACGCAAAGGTGGAAAACCACGCTGCCAACAAAGAAGCTAAAACGCTGGAAAAGCAGGCTCGCGCATACACCGATATGGGGCACAAGTATAAGCGCAATTTTGGTAAACTGGAACGGGAACAGCGGAAAGCCTTATTTGATGAAGCACGAAAGCTGCGCAAAGAGATTGATCGCATACAAGATTTTATGATAGCGGATGTGCTGGATAAGGTGCAGGTCATTACGGCTACATTGGTCGGTGCCAATCATTATACGATTCGTGACAGGCGGTACGAAACCGTTATTATCGATGAAGCTGCACAAGCACTCGAACCGGCTTGCTGGATACCGATCCTTAAAGCAGAAAACCTTATTTTGGCTGGCGATCATTGCCAGCTTCCGCCCACGGTAAAATCAAGCCAGCGCAGCAACGAAGGACTTTATCATACCTTGTTTGAAAAACTTGTAGCGCGCTATCCCGAACATGTTTCCTTGCTTAATGTGCAATATCGCATGCATACGCAGATTATGACGTTTCCATCGGCAGCATTTTACGATAATCGTTTGCAAGCGGCGCCGTTGGTTGCCGACCGTAGCTTGTTAAATGACGAAGAGCCGCTGTTATTTATCGATACGGCAGGCGCCGGTTTCGAGGAAACGCAACTGGAAAGTGCAATCTCGAATCAAGAAGAAGCTGCTTTTTTAAGGCGGCATCTTCATTCGCTATTAAGCACCTTAAGTCAGGACTACCCGTTGACAGACATGCCCAGTATAGGTATTATTGCTCCGTATCGCGGACAAGCGACTTTGTTGAAAGAAATGATAAAGGAAGATACGGAAATTGTCGCATACAGCGCTCCCATTCAAATCAATACGATCGACAGCTTTCAGGGGCAGGAGAAAGATATCATCTACATCAGTCTGACACGCAGCAACAGTGCGCAACAAATCGGATTTTTAGCGGATGTGCGACGAATGAATGTGGCGATGACGCGGGCGCGAAAGAAGTTGATCGTGATAGGGGATTCCAGTACCATCGGCCAGCACCCTTTTTATCGTGATTTTTTAGACTATGTAGAGCGTATCAACCGATACCACAGTGTTTGGGAATGGAGTATGGACCACTTATAA
- a CDS encoding malate:quinone oxidoreductase yields MGKKTKKSEVDVVLIGAGIMSATLGTLINELSPDINIEIVERLDLVAAESSDAWNNAGTGHSALCELNYTPEQADGSVKIAKAIDIAEQFEISKQFWTYLVEQDILKNPSEFIRQVPHMSAVFGEKDVNFLRTRFETMEKETLFKGMEYTEDKATLSNWIPLMMENRDNEEKIAATRVDMGTDVNFGTLTRDLVQHLQTKENITLSLNQEVRDIKREDDARWEIEIKDLNNGEKRKIKAKFVFIGAGGHSLLLLEKSGIPEAKGYGGFPVGGQWLRCKNKDIIQKHNAKVYGKASVGAPPMSVPHLDTRYIDGEQALLFGPYAGFSTKFLKKGSYFDLPASIKLSNIRPMISAGLDNLDLTKYLITEVMKSPSDKLDALKQFMPTAKLEDWGIEIAGQRVQVIKKDPKHGGILEFGTEVVSSADGSIAALLGASPGASTSVAIMINLLKRCFPERAKSDAYRKKLREMIPSWGKKLNDDAVLCEEVRRRSQAALQLS; encoded by the coding sequence ATGGGTAAGAAAACTAAAAAATCTGAAGTCGATGTTGTTTTGATCGGTGCAGGTATTATGAGCGCCACATTGGGAACCTTAATCAATGAGCTTAGTCCTGACATCAATATTGAAATTGTTGAACGTTTAGACCTCGTTGCTGCAGAAAGTTCTGATGCATGGAATAACGCTGGCACAGGGCACTCCGCCTTATGCGAGTTGAATTATACACCCGAGCAGGCAGATGGCAGTGTCAAGATTGCAAAAGCGATTGATATTGCTGAGCAGTTTGAGATTTCAAAACAGTTTTGGACCTACCTTGTCGAGCAGGATATTTTAAAAAACCCGAGCGAGTTTATTCGCCAGGTACCCCATATGAGCGCCGTGTTTGGTGAGAAAGATGTCAACTTCCTTCGTACACGTTTCGAAACCATGGAAAAGGAAACCCTGTTTAAGGGCATGGAATATACCGAAGATAAAGCCACGCTGAGCAATTGGATACCATTAATGATGGAAAATCGTGATAACGAGGAAAAGATTGCGGCAACGCGCGTGGATATGGGTACGGATGTAAATTTTGGTACATTAACCCGTGATTTGGTGCAACATTTACAAACAAAAGAAAACATTACCCTTTCCCTGAATCAAGAGGTGCGTGATATCAAGCGTGAAGATGACGCCCGTTGGGAAATTGAAATAAAAGACCTGAATAACGGCGAGAAACGTAAAATAAAGGCCAAGTTTGTGTTTATAGGCGCTGGTGGCCACTCGTTATTGCTATTGGAGAAATCCGGCATTCCGGAAGCTAAAGGCTACGGCGGTTTTCCGGTAGGCGGACAATGGCTGCGCTGTAAAAACAAGGATATTATCCAGAAACACAACGCTAAAGTATATGGCAAAGCTTCGGTTGGTGCGCCGCCGATGTCTGTCCCACATCTAGACACGCGCTATATCGATGGTGAACAAGCATTGTTGTTTGGTCCTTATGCCGGATTCTCGACAAAATTTTTGAAAAAAGGATCTTATTTTGATCTTCCAGCATCCATTAAGTTATCTAATATTCGGCCGATGATTTCTGCCGGTCTTGATAATCTGGATTTAACGAAATACTTAATCACAGAGGTCATGAAAAGTCCGTCGGATAAGCTGGATGCGTTGAAACAATTTATGCCAACGGCAAAATTAGAAGATTGGGGCATCGAGATTGCCGGACAACGCGTGCAGGTTATCAAAAAAGACCCAAAACATGGCGGCATTCTGGAATTTGGAACAGAGGTGGTTTCGAGTGCAGATGGTTCTATCGCGGCACTTTTAGGCGCTTCACCAGGGGCATCCACGTCGGTCGCTATTATGATCAATTTATTAAAAAGATGCTTCCCGGAACGTGCTAAATCCGACGCTTACCGCAAGAAATTGCGCGAAATGATTCCTTCCTGGGGGAAAAAGCTTAACGATGACGCTGTGCTTTGCGAAGAAGTGCGTCGTCGCTCGCAAGCAGCTTTACAATTAAGCTAG
- the fabG gene encoding 3-oxoacyl-[acyl-carrier-protein] reductase — MKLLEGKTALVTGASKGIGRKIAEVFAQHGANVAFTYLSSVEKGQALETELQAFGTKVIGYRSDASQFAEAEKLIENIVADFGTIDVVVNNAGITKDGLLMRMTEENWDDVININLKSVFNVTKAASKVMMKNRKGSFINMSSVVGVQGNAGQANYAASKAGIIGFSKSVAKELGSRNIRTNVVAPGFIRTEMTEVLDQKVVAGWEANIPLKRAGETEDIANACLFLASDLSAYITGQVIPVDGGML, encoded by the coding sequence ATGAAATTATTAGAAGGCAAAACAGCTCTGGTTACAGGAGCATCCAAAGGCATCGGCAGAAAAATTGCGGAGGTTTTTGCTCAACACGGAGCGAATGTTGCATTTACGTATTTATCTTCTGTAGAGAAGGGACAGGCTTTGGAAACAGAGCTTCAAGCGTTTGGAACGAAAGTTATCGGTTACCGCTCTGATGCGTCACAATTTGCAGAGGCTGAAAAATTGATTGAAAATATTGTTGCCGACTTTGGTACCATCGATGTAGTGGTCAACAATGCTGGTATTACGAAAGATGGTTTGTTGATGCGCATGACCGAAGAAAATTGGGATGATGTGATCAATATCAACCTAAAATCGGTGTTTAACGTGACCAAAGCAGCTTCTAAAGTGATGATGAAAAACCGCAAAGGTTCGTTTATCAATATGAGCTCGGTGGTTGGCGTGCAGGGAAATGCTGGTCAGGCAAACTATGCAGCTTCTAAAGCCGGTATCATCGGTTTCTCCAAATCTGTGGCCAAAGAATTAGGCTCTAGAAATATCCGCACAAATGTGGTGGCGCCCGGTTTTATTCGTACAGAAATGACTGAAGTGCTTGATCAAAAGGTTGTTGCAGGCTGGGAAGCAAACATTCCGTTGAAGCGCGCTGGCGAAACAGAAGATATCGCTAATGCTTGCTTGTTTTTAGCATCTGATCTTTCGGCTTATATCACCGGACAGGTTATTCCTGTTGATGGTGGTATGTTATAG
- a CDS encoding acyl transferase codes for MNEQANIFSIQTPEEFNQQALAVFRFQYQHTAIYRDYVRHLGIDTAAIQHVTQIPFLPIEFFKTQTVYAGEAAPAVVFSSSGTTGMVTSKHEVADVSWYETSFRQAFKQFYGAVSDIAILALLPSYLERSGSSLIYMVDDLIKQSKQPASGYFLYNHAELYETLHELKSSGTRTILIGVTYALLDFCEQYTLDFPELIVMETGGMKGKRKEMIREELHAILADSFGVKQIHAEYGMTELLSQAYSSGAGRFFTPPWMQILMRDTNDPLTLLDNQQTGAINVIDLANYYTCSFIATQDLGKRHDDGSFEILGRFDNSDIRGCNLLVQ; via the coding sequence ATGAACGAACAAGCGAACATTTTTTCTATCCAAACGCCGGAGGAATTCAATCAACAGGCCCTTGCGGTGTTTCGTTTTCAGTATCAACATACGGCTATATACCGCGATTATGTCCGGCATCTCGGCATCGATACGGCAGCCATCCAGCATGTTACCCAAATTCCATTTTTGCCAATCGAGTTTTTTAAGACGCAAACCGTCTACGCGGGCGAAGCAGCTCCTGCTGTCGTTTTTAGCAGCTCGGGAACGACTGGCATGGTTACGAGCAAACATGAGGTTGCCGATGTAAGTTGGTATGAAACGAGCTTTCGACAAGCTTTCAAACAGTTTTACGGTGCGGTAAGCGATATTGCCATCTTGGCCTTGCTTCCATCCTATTTAGAACGTTCCGGATCATCGCTTATTTACATGGTCGACGACCTGATCAAGCAAAGCAAGCAGCCTGCTTCTGGCTATTTTTTGTATAATCACGCTGAACTTTATGAAACGCTGCACGAATTGAAATCTTCAGGAACGCGTACCATCCTGATCGGCGTAACCTATGCCCTGCTCGATTTTTGCGAACAATATACCCTCGACTTTCCCGAGTTGATTGTTATGGAAACCGGCGGCATGAAAGGAAAACGAAAGGAAATGATACGGGAGGAGCTGCACGCTATTTTAGCAGATAGCTTTGGCGTGAAGCAGATACATGCAGAATATGGCATGACCGAATTGCTCTCGCAAGCCTACTCATCAGGCGCCGGACGATTTTTTACGCCGCCGTGGATGCAGATCCTGATGCGCGACACCAATGATCCGCTTACTTTGCTGGACAATCAGCAAACCGGCGCGATAAACGTAATCGACTTAGCCAACTATTATACTTGCTCGTTTATTGCCACTCAAGATTTGGGAAAACGCCATGACGATGGCAGTTTTGAAATACTCGGCCGATTTGATAACAGCGATATCCGCGGTTGTAACCTGCTGGTGCAGTAA
- a CDS encoding DUF4328 domain-containing protein, with protein MNSIRPTFSRARAAQLMLVLCIVFSLVSIYSTILQIDLLKSVSAGEVVSEEMASSNDTREGVVALLYFSAIIGTIVSFILWFRRSYYNLHQKTSYLRFSEGMAAGAWFIPFVNLVRPFQIFRDLFNKTVELYEERDITYPQPLAKSVMGIWWTLWIVSNILSNIASRMTRDDSSVNTLLDSSYLTLAYHGTSILAAILLIQLIRNYESLSTQLELLPDENIFLVEQVPLPNAIAPAANDTNAPTA; from the coding sequence ATGAATTCTATTCGACCTACATTTTCCCGTGCGCGCGCTGCACAGCTGATGCTTGTTTTATGCATTGTTTTTTCGCTGGTGAGCATCTATTCTACCATCCTGCAAATCGATCTTTTAAAAAGTGTTTCCGCTGGCGAGGTCGTGAGCGAGGAGATGGCAAGTAGCAATGATACGCGGGAAGGCGTTGTTGCATTACTTTATTTCAGCGCGATTATCGGAACAATCGTTTCCTTTATCTTATGGTTTAGACGCAGCTACTACAACCTGCATCAAAAAACCAGCTATCTGCGTTTCTCCGAGGGCATGGCTGCAGGAGCCTGGTTTATTCCGTTTGTGAATTTAGTGAGACCATTCCAAATTTTCCGCGATTTGTTTAATAAGACTGTAGAATTGTACGAAGAACGTGATATCACGTATCCACAACCGCTGGCAAAGTCTGTAATGGGTATTTGGTGGACGTTGTGGATTGTATCAAATATACTGAGCAATATCGCTTCGCGTATGACGCGTGACGATAGTTCGGTGAATACGCTTTTGGATTCCAGTTATTTAACGCTGGCCTATCATGGTACTTCTATTTTGGCGGCTATCTTACTTATTCAGCTTATTCGTAACTATGAAAGCCTTAGCACGCAACTGGAATTGCTTCCCGATGAAAATATTTTTTTAGTGGAGCAAGTGCCGTTGCCAAATGCCATTGCGCCAGCGGCTAACGATACCAATGCGCCGACGGCATAG
- the ypfJ gene encoding KPN_02809 family neutral zinc metallopeptidase, whose product MKWQDGRRGGNLEDKRGMSGGQKLTLGGVAGVIVLLIGLFMGGDPQQLLQQLQEQTQQGGEANGEAYQSTPKEDNLIAFADVVLTSTDDVWTAIFEEQGQVYQKPTLTVYNGSTETAGCGMGRSAYGPFYCPGDQKIYLDLSFSDELSQRYGAKGEFALAYVIAHEVGHHIQQLVGTLAETNARRSKLNERAANKLSVMTELQADFYAGVWAHHVQRVSNIELTYEDIRDGMTAAAAVGDDRLQEQAQGQVNPESFTHGTSQQRVFWFKKGYETGDFSLGDTFSDRSLQ is encoded by the coding sequence ATGAAATGGCAGGACGGCCGAAGAGGCGGTAATTTGGAAGACAAACGCGGCATGAGTGGCGGTCAGAAATTGACATTGGGCGGTGTGGCTGGTGTGATCGTGTTGTTGATCGGTTTATTTATGGGCGGTGATCCGCAACAATTGCTTCAGCAATTGCAAGAACAAACGCAACAAGGCGGTGAAGCAAACGGCGAAGCCTATCAGTCTACGCCGAAAGAAGATAATCTGATTGCGTTTGCGGATGTGGTGTTAACCAGCACGGATGACGTATGGACGGCGATTTTTGAAGAACAGGGCCAGGTTTATCAAAAACCTACGTTGACCGTTTATAACGGATCAACAGAAACAGCGGGTTGTGGCATGGGAAGATCGGCGTACGGACCATTCTATTGTCCGGGCGACCAGAAAATCTACCTTGATCTAAGCTTTAGCGATGAGCTGTCGCAGCGCTACGGTGCAAAGGGAGAATTTGCGCTTGCTTATGTTATTGCGCATGAAGTAGGACATCATATCCAGCAGCTGGTAGGCACCTTGGCAGAAACGAATGCGCGACGTAGTAAATTGAACGAACGCGCTGCCAATAAACTTTCTGTGATGACCGAATTGCAGGCAGATTTTTACGCTGGCGTTTGGGCACACCATGTGCAGCGGGTGAGTAATATTGAACTTACTTACGAAGATATTCGGGATGGTATGACGGCCGCCGCTGCTGTCGGCGATGATCGTCTGCAAGAGCAAGCACAAGGACAGGTAAATCCCGAGTCGTTTACGCACGGCACGTCGCAACAGCGGGTGTTTTGGTTCAAAAAAGGTTACGAAACTGGTGATTTTAGTCTCGGCGACACTTTTTCTGATCGAAGTTTGCAGTAA